Genomic DNA from Torulaspora delbrueckii CBS 1146 chromosome 8, complete genome:
TTTTGTACATATAGCTGGGTTTAATAtgacaaagaagattttcaagGTCCGCGGCTAAATTCTTTAATTTTATATTTCACTTCTTGTGAGAGGAAAAGAAGTATCAGTCATGTCGTTAATGCCCAAGAATGAGTTTAGTCTCGATTCACCAACTCCAGTCGACTGGATAATCGTAAGTGTCCTCTTCCGTGCCAGAGAACTCATCACTTACTAACTTATAAAATCAGTGTTTTGCTTTGATTAAGAGGAGGAACTCAACTTTATGGAGGCAAGTGCATCGAGGTTCATCGGGAATCCATTCCAAGGTAAGAAGCAAGAGCATAAATGCCTTGATTCCAGATTCTTTGTCACAACTGAGAGTTAATAAACCTTTGATTATGCAACTAAACATTGTCTATCAATGCGtcagaaacttcaagaaactcGCAAACAGTAAGGAGGTCATCCGATCACTTAGTGACGACATAACCGCCAACGATATCACTAGATGGGTTTTACCAAACTATAAAAATATTGTGGCGATTTTGAGTATGGGCGAATCAATAGATAACAGGAAGTCCTTAAAACAATTAGCTAGTtgttttcaacttttgataTCCTCGTATTGTTGTTTTAAGGTTGCTGATCCTTCCAAATATGTCGTGGATAATCTATTGGCAAGAATTATCAGGAATGACATTTTGACAAACAAAACTAAAAACTCTAAAATAATAAATCAACTTTATCTCAAGGAAGGACAATCTATTAACAAAAGGGAACTACTCAAATTGCATTGTAAGCTA
This window encodes:
- the MEI4 gene encoding Mei4p (similar to Saccharomyces cerevisiae MEI4 (YER044C-A); ancestral locus Anc_7.210), whose amino-acid sequence is MPKNEFSLDSPTPVDWIICFALIKRRNSTLWRQVHRGSSGIHSKVRSKSINALIPDSLSQLRVNKPLIMQLNIVYQCVRNFKKLANSKEVIRSLSDDITANDITRWVLPNYKNIVAILSMGESIDNRKSLKQLASCFQLLISSYCCFKVADPSKYVVDNLLARIIRNDILTNKTKNSKIINQLYLKEGQSINKRELLKLHCKLIVLILNLQLGIAILPNGEHSESNAVHFFHMMSSICFYLESLIHVYIAQISSKEDTAFQKHLACNQHYLKRTQSLPQLHVNDLLLMLGKETERVQDRLDCLKMIIREFLKIFNDVQWSRLDSYVEQHEVHACAMKKRRLNIQSTLLVTGELELISAFRLINWPTWAISS